A single Actinomadura algeriensis DNA region contains:
- a CDS encoding ornithine cyclodeaminase family protein: MTLLLNRSDLESLLEPAGCLDALRRGFAAPPGETPAHRTIAPLPGPGTATALLPGLVAGVPAYTVKVNAKFPGNRPALRGVVCLHDLETGGLLAQLDSATVTAWRTGLAAALGTHALARPRADTVAVVGAGAQAELVLRGLAELRPVRALTVCDLDAGRAAAFAGRHGDRLGVPASVAPDPRAAVRGAGIVVTATWARRPLLHAADVAPGTHVTSLGADEPGKAELGADLLKDARVVVDDVALAVETGVLGAAGLDGRHAAGTLRDLLRGEVPGRMRDGEVSVYAPVGLPWQDLALSWAAYEAARAAGVGREFDFLA; the protein is encoded by the coding sequence GTGACGCTCCTTTTGAACCGTTCCGACCTGGAGAGCCTGCTGGAGCCCGCCGGGTGCCTGGACGCGCTCCGCCGCGGCTTCGCCGCGCCCCCGGGCGAGACCCCGGCGCACCGGACGATCGCGCCGCTGCCCGGCCCCGGCACCGCGACGGCGCTGCTGCCCGGCCTCGTCGCCGGCGTGCCCGCCTACACGGTGAAGGTGAACGCGAAGTTCCCCGGCAACCGGCCCGCGCTGCGCGGCGTCGTCTGCCTGCACGACCTGGAGACCGGCGGGCTGCTCGCCCAGCTCGACTCCGCGACCGTCACCGCGTGGCGCACCGGGCTCGCCGCCGCGCTCGGCACGCACGCCCTGGCCCGCCCCCGCGCCGACACGGTCGCCGTCGTCGGCGCGGGCGCGCAGGCCGAGCTCGTCCTGCGGGGCCTCGCCGAGCTGCGGCCCGTCCGCGCCCTCACCGTCTGCGACCTGGACGCCGGACGCGCCGCGGCGTTCGCCGGACGGCACGGCGACCGGCTCGGCGTGCCCGCGTCCGTCGCCCCCGATCCGCGCGCCGCCGTCCGCGGCGCGGGGATCGTCGTCACCGCAACGTGGGCGCGCCGCCCGCTGCTGCACGCCGCCGACGTCGCGCCCGGAACGCACGTCACCTCCCTCGGCGCCGACGAGCCCGGCAAGGCCGAACTGGGCGCCGACCTGCTGAAGGACGCCCGTGTCGTGGTCGACGACGTCGCGCTCGCCGTCGAGACGGGCGTCCTCGGCGCCGCCGGGCTCGACGGCCGGCACGCCGCCGGGACGCTCCGCGACCTGCTGCGCGGCGAGGTGCCGGGCCGGATGCGGGACGGGGAGGTGTCGGTGTACGCGCCGGTCGGCCTGCCCTGGCAGGACCTCGCGCTGAGCTGGGCCGCCTACGAGGCCGCCCGCGCCGCCGGCGTCGGCCGCGAGTTCGACTTCCTCGCCTGA
- a CDS encoding CocE/NonD family hydrolase: protein MVGVGMMRRLGVTALGLRNGPHKVTVERDLEVPAGDGVTLLADRYAPVPGDADVGDAPTVLVRSPYGRRGPFGLMCGQAFASHGFQAVVQSVRGGFGSGGVFEALDEREDGLATIEWLKRQPWFGGTFAMHGPSYLGYVQWAVAAEAGPELKALSMQVTASTFRDAVNVGGTFALESALIWVDMTARMKNSLSGITTGFTSPRRARRAALSGRPLAELDRIATGGQQRFFQDLLVNGPDTPFWDKRDFSPTVSQVTAPVNMTGGWYDIFLPWQLKDYAALRAAGQDPYLTIGPWFHADQHMMRGSVGEAVDWFRAHLLDDPSGLRPNPVRLYVTGVGEWREFPHWPVPGMREERWHLRPDGDLSPDEPPESEPDRYRYDPEHPTPFLGGPTLLGETHPSTDQRRLERRRDVLTFTSAELPEDMEIIGPVTADLHVRSNREHTDFVVRLCDVTPDGESLNLCEGMRRLVPGTPEADADGVRAVAVELWPAGHRFRAGHRIRVQVASGAYPRVARNPGTGAPIGTATEMLVAEQEIFHAPGRPSTINLPVVPVGAGTTDGADEIREAREAPEPGEPDESGESRRDRHAE, encoded by the coding sequence GTGGTAGGCGTGGGCATGATGCGCCGGCTGGGGGTCACGGCGCTGGGACTGCGGAACGGCCCCCACAAGGTGACGGTCGAACGGGACCTGGAAGTTCCCGCCGGGGACGGCGTCACCCTGCTCGCCGACCGGTACGCGCCCGTCCCCGGGGACGCGGACGTCGGCGACGCCCCGACGGTGCTCGTCCGCTCGCCGTACGGGCGGCGCGGGCCGTTCGGGCTGATGTGCGGGCAGGCGTTCGCGTCGCACGGGTTCCAGGCGGTGGTGCAGAGCGTCCGCGGCGGGTTCGGGTCCGGCGGCGTGTTCGAGGCGCTGGACGAGCGGGAGGACGGTCTCGCCACCATCGAGTGGCTGAAGCGGCAGCCGTGGTTCGGCGGGACGTTCGCGATGCACGGCCCGAGCTACCTCGGCTACGTGCAGTGGGCGGTCGCCGCCGAGGCCGGGCCGGAGCTGAAGGCGCTGTCGATGCAGGTCACGGCGTCCACGTTCCGGGACGCCGTCAACGTCGGCGGGACGTTCGCGCTCGAGTCGGCGCTGATCTGGGTGGACATGACCGCCCGGATGAAGAACTCCCTGTCGGGCATCACGACAGGGTTCACCTCGCCGCGCCGGGCCCGCCGCGCCGCGCTGTCGGGCCGTCCGCTCGCCGAGCTGGACCGGATCGCGACCGGCGGGCAGCAGCGGTTCTTCCAGGATCTCCTGGTCAACGGCCCCGACACCCCGTTCTGGGACAAGCGCGACTTCAGCCCCACGGTGTCGCAGGTCACCGCACCGGTGAACATGACGGGCGGCTGGTACGACATCTTCCTGCCGTGGCAGCTGAAGGACTACGCGGCGCTGCGGGCCGCCGGGCAGGACCCGTACCTGACGATCGGCCCGTGGTTCCACGCCGACCAGCACATGATGCGCGGGTCGGTCGGTGAGGCGGTGGACTGGTTCCGCGCCCACCTGCTGGACGACCCGTCCGGCCTGCGCCCGAACCCGGTGCGGCTGTACGTGACGGGCGTCGGGGAGTGGCGCGAGTTCCCGCACTGGCCCGTCCCCGGGATGCGGGAGGAACGCTGGCACCTGCGGCCGGACGGCGACCTCTCCCCCGACGAGCCGCCCGAGTCCGAGCCGGACCGGTACCGCTACGACCCGGAGCATCCGACGCCGTTCCTCGGCGGGCCGACGCTGCTCGGCGAGACGCACCCGTCCACCGACCAGCGGCGGCTGGAGCGGCGGCGGGACGTGCTGACGTTCACCTCCGCCGAGCTGCCCGAGGACATGGAGATCATCGGCCCGGTCACCGCCGACCTGCACGTCCGGTCGAACCGGGAGCACACCGACTTCGTGGTGCGGCTCTGCGACGTCACGCCGGACGGCGAGTCGCTGAACCTGTGCGAGGGGATGCGGCGGCTCGTCCCCGGCACGCCCGAGGCGGACGCCGACGGGGTGCGGGCGGTCGCCGTCGAGCTGTGGCCCGCAGGGCACCGGTTCCGCGCCGGGCACCGGATCCGGGTGCAGGTCGCCAGCGGCGCGTACCCGCGCGTCGCCCGCAATCCCGGTACCGGCGCGCCGATCGGCACCGCGACCGAGATGCTCGTCGCCGAGCAGGAGATCTTCCACGCTCCCGGCCGCCCCTCCACGATCAACCTGCCCGTGGTGCCCGTCGGCGCCGGGACCACCGACGGGGCGGACGAGATCCGCGAGGCCCGCGAGGCCCCCGAGCCCGGCGAGCCGGACGAATCCGGCGAGAGCCGACGGGACCGTCACGCAGAGTAA
- a CDS encoding helix-turn-helix transcriptional regulator: MVRGPCHAPGPAPPRWDTGTEATKGAHSVLIGRAAELAELTGALDDAAAGRARAVLVGGDAGIGKTHLVSALERAARERDCAVLVGQCAELGESVPYLPLADALWTASRGGDPEAGAVRAALDARPVLGRLLPDGGPGGVGGEGEQSAPDLGRQRLFGAALGLLGELGGDRPVLLVLEDLHWADRSTRDLLTFLCRVLQRERVCLVGTYRSDDLHRRHPLRPLVAELRRLPNVTAVQVRPFGRGETAAYLAALSGTPSAPPPADVVDRVHLRSEGNPFYAAELHATGELDELPAGLADLLLSRVERLSPDGRRVVRVAAVAGRRVDDELLRRASGLAEDAAGEALREVVSHQLLVPGGAGYSFRHALLREAVYADLLPGERTRLHAGFARLLADEPDGRADGRGGSAAELAHHSLAAHDLPAAFAASVRAARQAGRLGAPAEEFEHYERALELWDAVPDAAAAAGTGRERLALAAARAAGEAGEVRRAVHSLRRLLETADSSDLRLGVRIREQLASCLGELDADEEAQAMAREAVAMLPPDPPTTEHARALATYATMLLWRDTDGELPAFAEDAVSLARAAGAADAEASLLITLGRYWKRQPAKAAKAAEVIERARDLALADGSPLVAMRAMFQHAGVHFDRGDLADAARTADDGARYAHDNGLDWSTYGALLRCLRFLIRYTTGDWAEAARLAEGFGVRVTRRADAQVSAYALFLEVARGDAGVDERLRWLEPLLPDDPFLTYITRGLAAEHALWGGDPDTAIEHVDAVLASPYGAEVSAVRVAATGLQAHAERAARARAAGDGTAAAAAVAAADAIAGRARTVAVADVDGRPRGSLGVEGEAWLARVAAERRRADGVLDIGLWRRTAELFEYGVPGGGFVYEVARSRWRLAEALAEAGDRDAAAGEWRLAVQAAERLGAAPLLAVLRDLGSRARLAAPPGRAASAGRRDGGPFGALTAREREVLKLVAEGRNNREIAAELFISPKTASVHVSNILAKLDVGSRARAAALAHREKL; the protein is encoded by the coding sequence CTGGTCCGGGGCCCGTGCCATGCGCCCGGACCAGCCCCGCCCCGGTGGGATACTGGGACGGAAGCGACGAAGGGGGCGCACTCGGTGCTGATCGGCAGGGCGGCGGAGCTCGCGGAGCTCACCGGCGCGCTCGACGACGCCGCGGCCGGGCGCGCCCGCGCCGTCCTCGTCGGCGGCGACGCCGGGATCGGCAAGACGCACCTGGTGTCGGCGCTGGAGCGCGCGGCCCGCGAACGGGACTGCGCCGTCCTGGTCGGCCAGTGCGCCGAGCTGGGCGAGAGCGTCCCGTACCTGCCGCTCGCGGACGCGCTGTGGACGGCCTCGCGCGGCGGCGATCCCGAGGCGGGCGCCGTCCGGGCCGCGCTGGACGCCCGCCCGGTGCTGGGCCGGCTGCTGCCCGACGGCGGCCCCGGCGGCGTCGGCGGCGAGGGCGAGCAGTCCGCGCCCGACCTCGGCCGGCAGCGGCTGTTCGGCGCCGCGCTCGGCCTGCTCGGCGAGCTGGGCGGCGACCGTCCCGTCCTGCTCGTCCTGGAGGACCTGCACTGGGCCGACCGCTCCACCCGCGACCTGCTGACCTTCCTGTGCCGCGTGCTGCAGCGCGAGCGCGTCTGCCTCGTCGGGACGTACCGGTCGGACGACCTGCACCGGCGGCACCCGCTGCGCCCGCTGGTCGCCGAACTGCGGCGGCTGCCGAACGTGACGGCCGTCCAGGTGCGGCCGTTCGGGCGCGGCGAGACCGCCGCGTACCTGGCGGCGCTGTCGGGGACGCCGTCCGCGCCGCCGCCCGCCGACGTGGTCGACCGGGTGCACCTGCGGTCGGAGGGCAATCCGTTCTACGCCGCCGAGCTGCACGCCACGGGGGAACTGGACGAGCTGCCCGCCGGGCTCGCGGACCTGCTGCTGTCGCGGGTCGAGCGGCTCTCCCCGGACGGGCGCCGCGTCGTGCGGGTCGCGGCGGTCGCCGGGCGGCGGGTCGACGACGAGCTGCTGCGGCGCGCCTCCGGGCTCGCCGAGGACGCGGCCGGGGAGGCGCTGCGCGAGGTCGTGTCGCACCAGCTGCTCGTCCCGGGCGGCGCCGGGTACAGCTTCCGGCACGCGCTGCTGCGCGAGGCCGTCTACGCCGACCTGCTGCCGGGCGAGCGCACCAGGCTGCACGCCGGGTTCGCGCGGCTGCTGGCCGACGAGCCGGACGGGCGGGCGGACGGGCGCGGAGGGTCGGCGGCCGAGCTCGCGCACCACAGCCTCGCCGCGCACGACCTGCCCGCCGCGTTCGCCGCGTCGGTGCGGGCCGCCCGGCAGGCCGGGCGGCTCGGCGCGCCCGCGGAGGAGTTCGAGCACTACGAGCGCGCACTGGAGCTGTGGGACGCGGTGCCGGACGCGGCGGCGGCCGCCGGGACCGGGCGGGAGCGGCTGGCGCTGGCCGCCGCGCGGGCCGCGGGCGAGGCGGGCGAGGTGCGCCGGGCGGTGCACTCGCTGCGGCGGCTGCTGGAGACCGCCGACTCGTCCGATCTGCGGCTCGGCGTCCGGATCCGCGAGCAGCTGGCGTCCTGCCTCGGCGAGCTGGACGCCGACGAGGAGGCGCAGGCGATGGCCCGCGAGGCCGTCGCGATGCTGCCGCCCGACCCGCCCACGACCGAGCACGCCCGCGCCCTGGCCACCTACGCCACGATGCTGCTGTGGCGGGACACCGACGGCGAGCTGCCCGCGTTCGCGGAGGACGCCGTGTCGCTGGCCCGCGCGGCCGGGGCGGCCGACGCCGAGGCGAGCCTGCTGATCACGCTCGGCAGGTACTGGAAGCGGCAGCCCGCCAAGGCCGCGAAGGCCGCCGAGGTCATCGAGCGGGCCCGGGACCTCGCGCTGGCGGACGGCAGCCCGCTGGTGGCGATGCGGGCAATGTTCCAGCACGCGGGCGTGCACTTCGACCGGGGCGACCTGGCGGACGCCGCCCGCACCGCCGACGACGGCGCCCGGTACGCCCACGACAACGGCCTCGACTGGAGCACCTACGGCGCGCTGCTGCGCTGCCTGCGGTTCCTCATCCGCTACACCACCGGCGACTGGGCGGAGGCGGCCCGGCTGGCGGAGGGATTCGGCGTCCGGGTGACCCGGCGGGCGGACGCGCAGGTCTCCGCCTACGCCCTCTTCCTGGAGGTGGCGCGGGGCGACGCGGGCGTGGACGAGCGGCTGCGCTGGCTGGAACCGCTGCTGCCGGACGACCCCTTCCTCACCTACATCACCCGCGGCCTGGCCGCCGAGCACGCCCTGTGGGGCGGCGACCCCGACACCGCGATCGAGCACGTCGACGCGGTGCTGGCGAGCCCGTACGGCGCCGAGGTCAGCGCCGTCCGCGTCGCCGCGACGGGGCTGCAGGCGCACGCCGAGCGGGCGGCGCGGGCCCGCGCCGCCGGGGACGGCACGGCCGCCGCCGCGGCCGTCGCGGCGGCGGACGCGATCGCGGGCCGGGCCCGCACGGTCGCCGTGGCCGACGTGGACGGGCGTCCGCGCGGGTCCCTCGGCGTGGAGGGCGAGGCGTGGCTCGCCCGCGTGGCGGCCGAACGGCGGCGCGCGGACGGCGTCCTCGACATCGGCCTGTGGCGCCGGACGGCGGAGCTGTTCGAGTACGGCGTCCCCGGCGGCGGGTTCGTGTACGAGGTGGCGCGGTCGCGGTGGCGGCTGGCGGAGGCGCTCGCCGAGGCCGGGGACCGGGACGCCGCCGCCGGGGAGTGGCGGCTCGCCGTCCAGGCCGCCGAACGGCTCGGCGCCGCGCCCCTGCTGGCCGTCCTGCGCGACCTCGGGTCCCGCGCCCGGCTCGCCGCCCCGCCCGGACGCGCCGCCTCCGCCGGGCGCCGCGACGGCGGGCCGTTCGGCGCGCTCACCGCCCGGGAACGGGAGGTGCTGAAGCTGGTCGCCGAGGGCCGCAACAACCGGGAGATCGCCGCGGAACTGTTCATCTCCCCGAAGACCGCGAGCGTGCACGTCTCCAACATCCTCGCGAAACTGGACGTCGGCAGCCGCGCCCGGGCGGCCGCGCTCGCCCATCGCGAGAAACTGTGA
- a CDS encoding nitroreductase/quinone reductase family protein: MDFNRQVIEEFRANEGRVGGMFEGGRLLLLTTTGARSGDRRTTPLGYLPDGPERLLVIASAGGSPKHPAWFHNLVANPRVTIETGAFTYEADAAVLRGGERDRLFARAVEADAGWAEYEERSGRTLPVVALTPIPEGPPRGPLGQSIKRIHGEFRREIDSLRREVAASGTTLGAQLRVNCLTFCQGLDNHHQGEESMVFPGVERAHPELAPVVARLREEHEVLKDLLERLRAVLASDAVATAALAAEVDRLAGEVLAHLDHEEELVPVLDEFVL, from the coding sequence ATGGATTTCAACCGTCAGGTCATCGAGGAGTTCCGCGCCAATGAGGGCCGGGTCGGCGGCATGTTCGAGGGCGGCCGGCTGCTCCTGCTGACGACGACCGGGGCACGGTCCGGCGACCGGCGCACCACCCCGCTCGGCTATCTGCCGGACGGGCCGGAGCGGCTGCTGGTGATCGCGTCCGCCGGGGGCTCGCCGAAGCACCCCGCCTGGTTCCACAACCTGGTCGCGAACCCGCGCGTCACCATCGAGACCGGCGCGTTCACCTACGAGGCGGACGCGGCCGTCCTGCGGGGCGGCGAGCGCGACCGGCTGTTCGCGCGCGCCGTCGAGGCGGACGCCGGGTGGGCCGAGTACGAGGAGAGGTCGGGCCGCACGCTGCCGGTCGTCGCCCTCACCCCGATCCCCGAAGGCCCGCCGCGCGGGCCGCTCGGGCAGTCGATCAAGCGGATTCACGGCGAGTTCCGCCGGGAGATCGACAGCCTCCGGCGGGAGGTGGCCGCGTCCGGGACGACGCTGGGCGCGCAGCTCCGCGTCAACTGCCTCACGTTCTGCCAGGGGCTCGACAACCATCATCAGGGCGAGGAGAGCATGGTGTTCCCCGGGGTGGAACGCGCGCACCCCGAGCTGGCGCCGGTCGTCGCCCGGCTCCGCGAGGAGCACGAGGTGCTGAAGGACCTGCTGGAGCGGCTGCGGGCGGTGCTGGCCTCGGACGCCGTCGCCACCGCCGCCCTCGCCGCCGAGGTGGACCGGCTCGCGGGCGAGGTGCTCGCCCACCTCGACCACGAGGAGGAACTCGTCCCCGTCCTCGACGAGTTCGTGCTGTAG
- a CDS encoding mechanosensitive ion channel family protein — MSDSWERPIAAAIVLGVAVVVAVGLRLLTSRLGKRAGDTRWAWDDLFAKLVHDLAVPITVIAGIWISLKVWDAPRGTLDVLARLLTAAAIFFVSVASARLIAGSLSSYALARQGVAANVTIFANIAKVLVIGIGMLIMLQSLGVSIGPLLGALGVGGLAVALALQDTLANLFAGVHILAAKTIEPGHYIRLDTGQEGYVVDINWRNTTIRTLSDNIEVIPNQKFSDTILTNYSRPGEEMSILVYAKLPYEIDLDEAEGMLEQVGHEVMKEVQGGVEGSGVFVRFDDFNDSSVGFHVILRSTEFEDQFRIKHEYLKRLHRVMREEGYAAPYWHHRVSLQDAPVRNGNGAGGNGAANGKGELPA; from the coding sequence ATGAGTGATAGCTGGGAACGGCCGATCGCCGCCGCGATCGTGCTGGGGGTCGCCGTCGTCGTGGCCGTCGGCCTGCGGCTGCTGACCTCCCGGCTGGGCAAGCGGGCCGGCGACACCCGCTGGGCCTGGGACGACCTGTTCGCGAAGCTCGTGCACGACCTGGCCGTGCCGATCACCGTCATCGCCGGAATCTGGATCTCCCTCAAGGTCTGGGACGCGCCGCGCGGCACCCTCGACGTGCTCGCCCGGCTGCTGACCGCCGCGGCGATCTTCTTCGTGTCGGTCGCGAGCGCCCGCCTGATCGCCGGGAGCCTGTCCTCGTACGCGTTGGCCCGGCAGGGCGTCGCGGCGAACGTGACGATCTTCGCCAACATCGCCAAGGTGCTGGTGATCGGCATCGGCATGCTGATCATGCTGCAGAGCCTCGGCGTCTCCATCGGCCCGCTGCTCGGCGCCCTCGGCGTCGGCGGTCTCGCCGTCGCCCTCGCCCTCCAGGACACGCTCGCCAACCTGTTCGCGGGCGTGCACATCCTGGCCGCCAAGACGATCGAGCCCGGGCACTACATCCGGCTCGACACCGGCCAGGAGGGGTACGTCGTCGACATCAACTGGCGGAACACCACGATCCGGACCCTCTCCGACAACATCGAGGTCATCCCGAACCAGAAGTTCTCCGACACGATCCTCACCAACTACAGCCGCCCCGGCGAGGAGATGTCGATCCTCGTCTACGCGAAGCTGCCGTACGAGATCGACCTGGACGAGGCCGAGGGCATGCTCGAGCAGGTCGGGCACGAGGTGATGAAGGAGGTGCAGGGCGGCGTCGAGGGTTCGGGCGTCTTCGTGCGCTTCGACGACTTCAACGACTCGTCCGTCGGCTTCCACGTCATCCTGCGGTCCACCGAGTTCGAGGACCAGTTCCGGATCAAGCACGAGTACCTCAAGCGCCTGCACCGGGTGATGCGCGAGGAGGGCTACGCGGCGCCGTACTGGCACCACCGCGTCAGCCTGCAGGACGCGCCCGTCCGGAACGGGAACGGGGCCGGCGGGAACGGCGCGGCGAACGGCAAGGGCGAACTCCCCGCCTGA
- a CDS encoding alpha/beta hydrolase family protein, whose amino-acid sequence MRTRLSGRPLVAAATLPLVLSLALTGCGGGAVAAAPAAAENPAPATFTLPAPTGPRAVGTTELHLVDADRADPWDSDRVRELMISVWYPVRKGAHDGRPVAPYLRPNVAKVFTGVDALGVFEAGTVDWAGARTNAAESAPADARHGRRPLVLYSPGFGVPRTLGTTIAEELVSRGYVVVTMDHTGETPVEFPGGRVEPARLPQQTPERTKTAVNARVQDTRLVLDALTSLARGGNPDAEGRALPHGLGRTLDTSEIGMVGHSAGGVQAAETMRIDRRLDSGINMDGTMKYTDDDYVPVARTGLDRPFMLMGSAPGGEPQTHRTNPSWGSFYTNSTGWKRDLNVPTGRHYSYTDVQAFLPQIDERNDFPEGAREEIIGTVDPEAMTASVRAYVTAFFDASLQDRRRPILDRPSKRHPHVRFVR is encoded by the coding sequence ATGCGAACACGTCTCTCCGGCCGTCCGCTCGTCGCGGCGGCCACGCTCCCGCTCGTGCTCTCCCTCGCGCTGACCGGCTGCGGCGGCGGCGCGGTGGCCGCGGCGCCCGCCGCGGCCGAGAACCCGGCCCCGGCCACGTTCACGCTGCCCGCGCCGACCGGGCCGCGCGCCGTCGGCACCACCGAACTGCACCTGGTCGACGCGGACCGCGCCGACCCGTGGGATTCCGACCGCGTCCGGGAGCTGATGATCAGCGTCTGGTATCCGGTGCGGAAGGGCGCGCACGACGGGCGGCCGGTCGCGCCCTACCTGCGTCCCAACGTCGCGAAGGTGTTCACCGGGGTGGACGCGCTCGGCGTCTTCGAGGCCGGGACGGTCGACTGGGCGGGCGCCCGGACGAACGCGGCCGAGTCCGCCCCCGCCGACGCGCGCCACGGGCGCCGGCCGCTCGTCCTGTACTCCCCCGGCTTCGGCGTGCCGCGCACGCTCGGGACGACGATCGCCGAGGAACTCGTCAGCCGCGGCTACGTCGTGGTGACCATGGACCACACCGGCGAGACGCCGGTCGAGTTCCCCGGCGGACGGGTCGAACCCGCGCGGCTGCCGCAGCAGACGCCGGAGCGCACGAAGACCGCCGTCAACGCCCGCGTGCAGGACACCCGTCTCGTCCTGGACGCGCTGACCTCGCTCGCCCGCGGCGGCAACCCGGACGCCGAGGGCCGGGCCCTGCCGCACGGCCTCGGCCGGACGCTCGACACCTCCGAGATCGGCATGGTGGGGCATTCGGCGGGCGGTGTCCAGGCGGCCGAGACCATGCGGATCGACCGGCGGCTGGACTCCGGGATCAACATGGACGGCACGATGAAGTACACCGACGACGACTACGTGCCGGTCGCCCGGACGGGCCTCGACCGCCCGTTCATGCTGATGGGCTCGGCCCCCGGCGGGGAACCGCAGACCCACCGGACGAACCCGTCGTGGGGGTCGTTCTACACGAACTCCACCGGCTGGAAGCGCGACCTGAACGTCCCGACGGGGAGGCACTACTCCTACACCGACGTGCAGGCGTTCCTCCCGCAGATCGACGAGCGCAACGACTTCCCGGAGGGGGCGCGCGAGGAGATCATCGGGACGGTCGATCCGGAGGCGATGACCGCGTCGGTGCGGGCCTACGTGACCGCGTTCTTCGACGCGTCCTTGCAGGACCGCCGCCGCCCGATCCTGGACCGGCCGTCGAAGCGGCACCCGCACGTCCGGTTCGTCCGGTGA
- a CDS encoding glycosyltransferase — protein MYRPLNIALVSASDLDGEHLQSVHVRDLARSLVRPLHGDGEPNHVTVYARRQDKDAKSRVRLGPGAALVHLDAGPARPLTDDETLAYLRDFADELRHRWSGAGRPDIVHAHGWIGGLAACAVAHELDIPFAHSYHGVAAAERRTGREVHPHRDRLEKAIGRDAAIVLAGHAEEANSIVRMGVPRPAVTVVPYAVDGEHFAQTGPAMPHGDRARLVLVCDDLRTGDVPTALKALVHVPDAELAVAGGPDREELENDPDVHKLKLMAKELHVADRVVFLGRVPRKTLPRLLRTARLALCIAPVQPSPSVPLEAMACGVPVVATSAGGNADEVLDKITGLHVPAGRPVQIGRTIRNLLAEETTRHGYSIAAADRARSRYSWERIAAETLRAYHKVLPVPEVPVPREEDAAEPAEQPAEQPAEQAGRIDERAVAEERTPALAR, from the coding sequence ATGTACCGCCCGCTTAACATCGCGCTCGTGTCCGCCTCCGACCTCGACGGCGAGCACCTGCAGTCCGTCCACGTCCGGGATCTCGCACGCTCTCTCGTCCGTCCGCTGCACGGCGACGGAGAGCCGAACCACGTGACGGTCTACGCCCGGCGCCAGGACAAGGACGCCAAGAGCCGCGTCCGCCTCGGCCCCGGCGCCGCGCTCGTGCACCTGGACGCGGGCCCCGCCCGTCCGCTCACCGACGACGAGACGCTCGCGTACCTGCGCGACTTCGCCGACGAGCTGCGCCACCGCTGGTCCGGCGCGGGCCGGCCCGACATCGTCCACGCGCACGGCTGGATCGGCGGCCTGGCCGCCTGCGCCGTCGCCCACGAGCTGGACATCCCGTTCGCGCACAGCTACCACGGGGTCGCCGCCGCCGAGCGCCGCACCGGCCGGGAGGTGCACCCGCACCGCGACCGGCTGGAGAAGGCCATCGGGCGCGACGCCGCCATCGTCCTCGCCGGGCACGCCGAGGAGGCCAACTCGATCGTCCGGATGGGCGTGCCGCGCCCGGCGGTCACCGTCGTTCCCTACGCCGTGGACGGCGAGCACTTCGCGCAGACCGGCCCGGCGATGCCGCACGGCGACCGCGCGCGGCTGGTGCTGGTCTGCGACGACCTGCGGACCGGCGACGTCCCGACCGCGCTGAAGGCCCTCGTGCACGTCCCGGACGCCGAGCTGGCCGTGGCCGGCGGCCCGGACCGCGAGGAGCTGGAGAACGACCCGGACGTGCACAAGCTGAAGCTGATGGCGAAGGAGCTGCACGTCGCCGACCGCGTCGTCTTCCTGGGCAGGGTGCCCCGCAAGACGCTGCCCCGGCTGCTGCGCACCGCCCGGCTCGCGCTGTGCATCGCGCCCGTCCAGCCGTCCCCGTCGGTGCCGCTGGAGGCCATGGCCTGCGGCGTCCCGGTCGTGGCGACCTCGGCGGGCGGCAACGCCGACGAGGTCCTCGACAAGATCACCGGGCTGCACGTCCCGGCGGGCCGCCCGGTGCAGATCGGCCGGACGATCCGGAACCTGCTGGCGGAGGAGACCACCCGGCACGGCTACTCGATCGCCGCCGCCGACCGCGCCCGCTCCCGCTACTCCTGGGAGCGGATCGCCGCCGAGACGCTGCGCGCCTACCACAAGGTGCTGCCGGTGCCGGAGGTGCCCGTCCCCCGCGAGGAGGACGCCGCCGAGCCCGCCGAGCAGCCCGCCGAGCAGCCCGCCGAGCAGGCCGGGCGGATCGACGAGCGGGCCGTGGCGGAGGAGCGGACGCCCGCCCTCGCCCGCTGA